A window of Corallococcus macrosporus DSM 14697 contains these coding sequences:
- a CDS encoding iron-containing alcohol dehydrogenase: protein MTDVSAFPASFEFATATRVVFGPGRLAEAPEIIRGLGGTRVLLVTGANPARARPLQESLERLGLSVTVFSVDGEPTVERAREGTARVAEAGCDVVVALGGGSALDAGKAIAALAANGGDPLDYLEVIGRGQPLTRPSLPFVAIPTTAGTGSEVTRNAVLGSKDAKVKASLRSPHMLPRVALVDPELLTGAPAAVLASSGMDALSQLIEPFLSARANPLTDALAREGLRRSARSLRRAVLEGPDASAREDLALASLFGGLCLANSGLGAVHGFAAPVGGMFDAPHGAVCAALLPAVLDVNLRALRARAPEHPSLPRVQELAVVLTGRADARAEDAVTWVDALRTALGVPGLGRYGLTEAQVPGLVAKAKGASSMKANPLVLTDAELTEIACRSL, encoded by the coding sequence GTGACGGACGTGAGCGCGTTCCCTGCTTCCTTCGAGTTCGCCACCGCGACCCGCGTCGTCTTCGGCCCGGGCCGGCTGGCCGAGGCGCCGGAGATTATCCGCGGCCTCGGGGGCACCCGGGTGTTGCTCGTCACCGGCGCCAACCCCGCGCGGGCCCGGCCGCTCCAGGAGTCCCTGGAACGGCTGGGATTGAGCGTGACGGTGTTCTCCGTGGACGGGGAGCCCACCGTGGAGCGCGCCCGTGAAGGCACGGCGCGCGTCGCGGAGGCGGGGTGCGATGTGGTGGTTGCCCTGGGCGGAGGCAGCGCGCTGGACGCGGGCAAGGCCATTGCCGCGCTCGCCGCCAATGGGGGCGACCCGCTGGACTACCTGGAGGTCATTGGCCGGGGCCAGCCGCTCACCCGGCCTTCCCTGCCCTTCGTGGCCATCCCCACCACGGCGGGCACCGGCTCCGAGGTGACGCGCAACGCGGTGCTGGGTTCCAAGGACGCGAAGGTGAAGGCCAGCCTGCGCAGCCCGCACATGCTGCCGCGCGTGGCGTTGGTGGACCCGGAGCTGCTCACGGGGGCGCCGGCTGCCGTGCTCGCGTCCAGTGGCATGGATGCGCTGTCGCAGCTCATCGAGCCCTTCCTGTCCGCGCGGGCCAATCCGCTGACGGATGCGCTGGCGCGTGAGGGCCTGCGCCGGTCGGCGCGCTCACTGCGGCGCGCGGTGCTGGAGGGGCCGGACGCGTCCGCGCGCGAGGACCTGGCGTTGGCGAGCCTCTTCGGCGGCCTGTGTCTGGCGAACTCGGGGCTGGGCGCGGTGCACGGCTTCGCGGCGCCCGTGGGCGGCATGTTCGACGCGCCCCACGGCGCGGTGTGCGCGGCGCTGCTGCCCGCGGTGCTGGACGTCAACCTGCGCGCGCTGCGGGCCCGGGCGCCGGAGCATCCGTCACTGCCTCGGGTGCAGGAGTTGGCGGTGGTGCTGACGGGCCGGGCGGACGCACGGGCCGAAGACGCCGTGACGTGGGTGGACGCGCTGCGGACGGCGCTCGGCGTGCCGGGGCTGGGGCGCTACGGGCTGACGGAGGCCCAGGTGCCTGGGCTGGTAGCGAAGGCCAAGGGGGCCAGCAGCATGAAGGCCAATCCCCTGGTGCTGACCGACGCGGAGCTGACGGAGATTGCCTGCCGGTCGCTGTAG
- a CDS encoding antibiotic biosynthesis monooxygenase yields the protein MSHSLLVVHVQVHVKPEHVDAFHQATLANARESVKEPGIARFDVMQDAEDPTRFVLVEAYRTPQAPAAHKETAHYLTWRDTVAPMMAEPRTSRKFVNRFPEDAGS from the coding sequence ATGTCCCACAGCCTCCTCGTCGTCCACGTCCAGGTCCACGTCAAGCCGGAGCACGTGGATGCCTTCCACCAGGCCACGCTCGCCAACGCGCGCGAAAGCGTGAAGGAGCCTGGCATCGCCCGCTTCGACGTCATGCAGGACGCCGAGGACCCCACGCGCTTCGTGCTGGTGGAGGCGTACCGCACGCCCCAGGCCCCCGCCGCGCACAAGGAGACGGCGCACTACCTCACCTGGCGCGACACCGTGGCGCCGATGATGGCCGAGCCCCGCACCAGCCGGAAGTTCGTCAACCGCTTCCCTGAAGACGCCGGGTCGTGA
- a CDS encoding TonB-dependent receptor, whose product MPGGSLRPMKLMAAERWRSPGMASRRCHVGLLRFVGVAITALLSLGASSPSQVILEGTVREARLNSPVPGVRVTARAPTLNRGWSTVTDAVGKYRIGPVPPGTYGLLFEPKEYISHVQEQVALTEGVTFRIDALLHTTQSLAFLPCDIKTDESLHPAPLRFTPDPINGLAIRRPLRWYGGLRATERLAERAPGVLDVPYGFSIRGASTSENGFLLDGLSTRDAISGLNLLPLSIEFASLVTVQSEGAMPSHALANGGIIESRLKAGCARFYGSVFAYGAPGILAGPTGTLPESGIGYSSKDRLRHLGEFGATLGGPIVSNRLTFFTGVTPMVGRTEQNGRLVEQRGIQALGRLKYDVTPLHHVPLSVVGMPSEARVLDEPREPTSFDSDTVMAMLDYSRAFVDKHLLLTLKAGWLRHHSTHRTQTVEARREQQGFQAKAHVHYLLRAIGTHTFQAGFDTEHTANVRFLPAASRAETMVLGGFVQDRWNVRPWLTINGGFRYDRQSLQPASHVRSVFTRYQLSPRAGVVVHPIPRYGTALIAHYARYHDQVPLGLVDFAQERHVTIDPGLAPASSHEILLAGTYEFFNVGSIGLSLQLKAQYARRTAGASLASMPTLDGAGVLLGNPGAGSMAMLPRAVRKHDAVSLSMNAQYRLWQSEFHYTRARLHGTQTDPLGDESGLPRALPRLLDADRTHSIKVTSYRVFELDVPRFVRVAMSYSGASGTPQERALTSSPTWVHVLDAHLSVGHRLARHAVLSVNLDAFNLFNAQHWAPRDTRAPAEIERPSPLHPSFPRQVRLGVRYDF is encoded by the coding sequence ATGCCTGGTGGTTCGCTGCGTCCGATGAAACTGATGGCTGCGGAACGATGGCGTTCACCCGGCATGGCCAGCCGTCGATGCCACGTTGGCCTGCTGCGCTTCGTAGGTGTGGCAATCACCGCGCTGTTGTCCTTGGGGGCCTCGTCGCCATCACAGGTGATCCTCGAAGGCACGGTCCGCGAGGCACGGCTGAACAGTCCCGTTCCAGGCGTCCGAGTGACGGCACGTGCTCCCACACTGAACCGGGGATGGTCCACCGTCACGGACGCCGTCGGGAAGTACCGTATCGGGCCGGTCCCACCCGGTACCTACGGCCTCCTGTTCGAACCGAAGGAGTATATATCTCACGTTCAGGAGCAGGTTGCGCTCACGGAGGGTGTGACGTTCCGAATCGATGCGCTGCTGCACACCACGCAGTCCCTCGCTTTCCTGCCATGCGACATCAAAACCGATGAGTCGCTTCATCCAGCCCCTCTGAGGTTCACCCCAGACCCGATCAATGGGCTGGCCATCCGTCGCCCCCTGCGCTGGTACGGCGGCCTTCGCGCCACGGAGCGTCTGGCGGAGCGCGCTCCAGGCGTCTTGGATGTCCCCTACGGGTTCTCCATCCGCGGTGCATCAACGTCCGAGAACGGCTTTCTGCTGGATGGTCTCTCCACCAGGGATGCCATCTCGGGACTGAATCTACTCCCCCTCAGCATCGAGTTCGCCAGCTTGGTCACGGTTCAGTCGGAAGGGGCCATGCCCAGTCATGCTCTCGCGAATGGTGGCATCATCGAATCACGACTGAAGGCGGGATGCGCCCGCTTCTATGGCTCCGTATTCGCCTACGGGGCGCCGGGTATTCTGGCGGGGCCAACTGGAACCCTGCCAGAGTCTGGCATTGGATACTCCAGCAAGGATCGGCTCCGCCACTTGGGAGAATTCGGCGCGACGTTGGGCGGGCCGATTGTCTCGAACCGTTTGACCTTCTTCACGGGCGTGACCCCCATGGTCGGTCGCACCGAGCAGAATGGACGCCTGGTGGAACAGCGCGGCATTCAGGCGCTCGGTCGTCTCAAGTACGACGTCACACCTCTGCATCATGTCCCGCTGTCCGTCGTCGGTATGCCGTCTGAAGCGCGAGTGCTGGACGAGCCGCGTGAGCCCACATCGTTCGACAGCGACACCGTCATGGCGATGCTCGACTATTCCAGGGCATTCGTGGACAAACACTTGCTGCTGACGCTCAAGGCCGGGTGGCTGCGCCACCACTCGACCCACCGTACCCAGACCGTAGAGGCCCGTCGAGAACAGCAGGGCTTCCAAGCGAAAGCCCACGTCCATTATCTGCTGCGTGCCATCGGCACCCATACTTTCCAAGCAGGCTTCGATACAGAGCACACTGCGAATGTCAGGTTCCTGCCGGCGGCCTCCCGTGCCGAAACCATGGTCCTGGGGGGATTCGTCCAGGACCGGTGGAACGTGCGTCCATGGCTCACAATCAATGGCGGTTTCCGCTACGACAGGCAGTCGCTGCAGCCTGCGTCTCATGTACGCTCTGTCTTCACGCGATATCAACTCTCTCCGCGAGCAGGCGTGGTCGTTCATCCAATACCAAGGTATGGGACGGCGCTCATCGCGCACTATGCGAGGTACCATGATCAAGTTCCGCTCGGACTTGTGGACTTCGCGCAGGAACGGCACGTCACCATCGACCCAGGACTGGCACCGGCGTCATCTCATGAGATTCTCCTCGCGGGGACTTACGAGTTCTTCAATGTCGGGAGTATCGGACTCTCCCTCCAACTGAAGGCACAGTACGCCCGGCGCACCGCGGGTGCCTCGCTGGCGTCCATGCCGACCCTTGATGGGGCGGGCGTTCTGCTTGGAAATCCGGGAGCAGGGAGCATGGCAATGCTTCCCCGGGCTGTTCGCAAACACGATGCCGTGAGTTTATCGATGAACGCGCAATATCGATTGTGGCAATCCGAGTTCCACTACACGCGGGCGAGACTGCACGGCACACAGACGGACCCGCTGGGCGACGAGTCCGGGCTGCCACGGGCATTGCCTCGATTGCTCGACGCCGACCGCACGCACTCCATCAAAGTGACCAGCTACCGGGTCTTCGAATTGGACGTCCCCCGATTCGTCCGGGTGGCGATGTCCTATTCGGGGGCCTCAGGCACGCCGCAGGAGAGAGCGCTGACATCTTCCCCCACCTGGGTTCATGTTCTGGATGCGCATCTGTCCGTGGGGCATCGCCTTGCGCGCCACGCGGTCCTGTCAGTCAACCTCGACGCGTTCAACCTCTTCAACGCGCAGCACTGGGCTCCGAGGGATACCCGGGCCCCTGCGGAGATAGAACGCCCGTCACCGTTGCATCCCTCGTTTCCACGGCAGGTGCGGCTCGGCGTTCGCTACGACTTCTGA
- a CDS encoding immunity 52 family protein, protein MSMKPEPETYPDSYFAGAYWGPRKESAEECARRTVRFLNLLAECDPFLGQWYKPARSRKDARKHSLMPPNVSTFAEMFRRGVNREEGGDIFEDLGFSFWFDNGGPVRDCAALRIHCGGYAEATSNSCFLSLPSQGENAERLFNLPTLACVVRSMAIAWEPDWVAAMSRTHRDLDDKDAKADMWLGWVTYLSRHRGTVPPLPAPVRIEPVEDRGALIILTPERFTVGNQDHVALARQVRALLTRAELLKPFQART, encoded by the coding sequence ATGAGCATGAAGCCAGAGCCGGAGACCTATCCTGATTCCTACTTCGCCGGGGCCTACTGGGGGCCGCGCAAGGAGTCGGCCGAGGAGTGCGCCCGTCGCACAGTGAGGTTCCTCAATCTCCTGGCCGAGTGCGATCCATTCCTTGGCCAATGGTACAAGCCCGCCAGGTCGCGTAAGGACGCGCGAAAGCACAGCCTCATGCCCCCCAACGTGTCGACGTTCGCCGAGATGTTCCGGCGAGGCGTCAACCGGGAGGAGGGGGGGGACATCTTCGAGGACTTGGGCTTCAGCTTCTGGTTCGACAACGGCGGGCCCGTCCGCGATTGCGCGGCTTTGCGCATCCACTGCGGTGGCTACGCCGAAGCGACCTCCAACTCGTGCTTCTTGTCGCTCCCCAGCCAGGGGGAGAACGCGGAGCGGCTGTTCAATCTCCCCACCCTGGCCTGCGTGGTTCGCAGCATGGCCATTGCTTGGGAACCCGATTGGGTCGCCGCCATGTCTCGCACGCATCGGGATCTGGACGATAAGGACGCCAAGGCGGACATGTGGCTGGGCTGGGTGACGTATCTCTCACGTCATCGAGGCACGGTGCCGCCGCTGCCCGCTCCAGTACGAATCGAACCCGTGGAGGACAGGGGGGCCCTGATCATCCTGACTCCGGAGCGCTTCACGGTCGGCAACCAGGACCACGTGGCATTGGCGCGGCAGGTGCGAGCGCTGCTGACTCGAGCGGAGCTGTTGAAGCCGTTCCAGGCCCGAACGTAG
- a CDS encoding Tox-REase-5 domain-containing protein codes for MLSRTLDGAEEAFVGLALAVGRFFSTSPADNVRALRELPAAVVALLESSPEYLARFRYMTRGEQVQAVSRLATNLIATWGTVSAATRTLEGTALASAEVPVLALSVQGTAAVRIVAAPVGRAAAVLSGGPGAAIILQRAGATANEGAPSKGPGQWGSAREVLNPRARRYQEQITGHKADEAYWVGGVGKDSGGVKFDGFENGVLLEAKGPGYAKFFEGLEPKAWFRNSGAKGLVDQAVRQSRKVRSMGIPVRWHVAEKAAADAFRELFKNARVEGIEVVHTPAL; via the coding sequence GTGCTCAGCCGCACGCTGGATGGGGCGGAGGAGGCCTTCGTCGGGCTCGCCCTCGCGGTGGGGAGGTTCTTCTCAACGTCGCCGGCGGACAACGTCAGGGCACTCCGGGAGCTGCCCGCCGCGGTGGTGGCGTTGCTGGAGTCGTCCCCCGAGTACCTGGCGCGCTTCCGGTACATGACCCGGGGCGAGCAGGTGCAGGCTGTCTCCAGACTGGCGACGAACCTCATCGCCACCTGGGGGACGGTGTCGGCCGCGACGCGAACGTTGGAGGGGACAGCCCTCGCCTCGGCGGAAGTGCCCGTGCTCGCGTTGTCCGTCCAGGGCACTGCCGCGGTGCGAATCGTGGCGGCGCCCGTGGGACGTGCGGCGGCGGTGCTGAGCGGCGGGCCCGGAGCGGCCATCATCCTTCAGCGGGCAGGCGCCACCGCCAATGAGGGGGCGCCGTCAAAGGGGCCCGGCCAGTGGGGCTCGGCGAGGGAGGTCCTGAATCCCCGCGCTCGCCGGTATCAGGAACAAATCACGGGGCATAAAGCGGACGAGGCATACTGGGTCGGTGGTGTTGGCAAGGACAGCGGAGGCGTGAAGTTCGACGGCTTCGAGAACGGCGTACTGCTGGAGGCGAAGGGTCCGGGCTACGCAAAGTTCTTCGAGGGCTTGGAGCCCAAGGCGTGGTTCCGGAACTCCGGTGCAAAGGGGCTCGTTGATCAAGCAGTGCGCCAGAGCAGAAAGGTTCGGAGCATGGGGATTCCAGTGCGGTGGCATGTCGCGGAGAAGGCGGCCGCCGATGCCTTCCGTGAACTCTTCAAGAACGCTCGGGTGGAGGGCATTGAGGTCGTCCACACCCCCGCGCTCTAG
- a CDS encoding imm11 family protein, with product MKRRFFNLKIDVSVPGRWYFADPTNSMGGEVEDIWQFTEGVSVDLHERLRIPISRAGSALDFTTAGAGRTPIVSARAASVFREMAPFDVQLFPVDVEGESKPYFLLNVARTIRCIDDAACEEVQIRTADEHTERVGEYQSVMGLRIDKSKVGDARVFRTWGWHSPIIVDEEIKDALEANGIFGGKFDEV from the coding sequence GTGAAGCGACGCTTTTTCAATTTGAAGATCGACGTCTCTGTTCCGGGGCGTTGGTATTTTGCGGACCCGACGAACAGCATGGGTGGAGAGGTTGAAGATATTTGGCAGTTTACCGAAGGGGTTTCTGTAGACTTGCATGAGAGACTGCGCATACCGATTTCCCGTGCTGGAAGCGCATTGGACTTCACGACAGCAGGGGCCGGCCGGACGCCTATCGTCAGTGCTCGGGCTGCCTCAGTATTTCGGGAGATGGCACCTTTCGATGTGCAGCTCTTTCCCGTGGATGTCGAAGGAGAATCGAAGCCCTACTTCTTGCTCAATGTGGCTCGAACGATTCGCTGCATTGATGATGCTGCATGCGAGGAGGTTCAAATCCGAACCGCAGATGAGCACACAGAGCGAGTAGGTGAATACCAATCGGTCATGGGGCTTCGGATTGATAAGTCAAAGGTGGGGGATGCGCGTGTGTTCCGGACATGGGGGTGGCACTCGCCGATCATCGTCGACGAGGAGATCAAGGATGCCCTCGAAGCCAACGGCATCTTTGGCGGCAAGTTTGATGAGGTCTAA
- a CDS encoding AHH domain-containing protein, which yields MRALGIAALLLLASGCASTRVVYLNTGRGEPIAFTPVESDPVEIGKDAFNRAVAQLVLDMRLDVAFREVEEDGRGSLLASSGGLVDGAQGRSVPSAYERICQRQDEPHSCLSMLAGGFSLGPSERRMLALYFALDTVWEGVEDAIRDMVNPAALRAMVTTMIGTALVMLVAPEPITKVIAIALTASLIAYLGTGPVWNLGQGFLRLLDESRDAAGFADLERAGHRFGKVLGDNGARVLVLVALSALGGKSAMAAQGPKMPGFAQAASRAQLEGGFQLAGALAGEVQAVSISSAGVLNVTLAPTAVAAVALGAGEGAGAAVGVVDGIRGDPDGKVHHICTDKNTVSDATGGPWTPLFQDIFSRARMSLNDNANLVRIRGHKGPHPQKYHEEVLARIDDATRGCRGVEKCRAALVGALGKIARDLMSPGSKLRKLITKGAED from the coding sequence ATGAGAGCTTTAGGAATTGCTGCACTGTTGCTGCTTGCGAGCGGGTGCGCATCGACTCGCGTCGTGTATCTGAACACTGGGCGCGGAGAGCCAATCGCCTTCACCCCGGTTGAGTCCGATCCTGTCGAGATTGGCAAAGACGCATTCAATCGTGCTGTCGCGCAGCTCGTGCTCGACATGCGGCTCGACGTCGCATTCCGCGAGGTTGAGGAGGACGGTCGCGGCTCGTTGCTCGCGTCTTCCGGAGGGCTCGTTGACGGCGCGCAAGGCAGGTCCGTCCCTTCGGCATACGAGCGCATTTGTCAGCGGCAGGACGAGCCCCATAGCTGCCTGAGCATGCTTGCCGGAGGGTTTTCGCTGGGCCCTTCGGAGCGGCGGATGCTCGCGCTCTACTTCGCGCTCGACACGGTGTGGGAGGGCGTCGAGGACGCGATTCGCGACATGGTGAATCCTGCCGCCCTGAGAGCGATGGTTACGACGATGATTGGGACGGCGCTCGTGATGTTGGTCGCGCCCGAGCCCATCACGAAGGTCATCGCGATTGCCCTGACGGCCTCTCTCATTGCCTACCTTGGGACGGGGCCGGTGTGGAATCTCGGGCAGGGGTTCCTGCGCTTGCTCGACGAGTCTCGGGACGCGGCGGGCTTCGCGGACCTGGAGAGGGCAGGGCATCGCTTTGGGAAGGTGTTGGGAGACAATGGGGCCCGCGTCCTGGTGTTGGTGGCGCTGTCCGCGCTGGGAGGGAAGAGCGCGATGGCGGCACAGGGACCGAAGATGCCGGGCTTCGCCCAGGCGGCTTCCCGGGCGCAGCTTGAGGGGGGCTTCCAGTTAGCGGGTGCGCTGGCCGGTGAGGTTCAGGCCGTCTCGATTTCGTCGGCTGGGGTGCTGAACGTGACGCTCGCACCGACGGCGGTCGCCGCAGTCGCGTTGGGCGCTGGCGAAGGCGCTGGGGCTGCGGTGGGAGTTGTTGACGGGATCCGGGGTGACCCCGATGGCAAGGTTCATCACATCTGCACGGATAAGAACACTGTTTCCGATGCGACCGGTGGCCCGTGGACGCCGCTCTTTCAGGACATTTTCAGCCGAGCTAGGATGAGTCTCAATGACAACGCGAATCTCGTGCGAATCAGAGGGCACAAGGGGCCTCATCCTCAGAAGTATCACGAGGAGGTGCTTGCGCGCATTGACGATGCTACACGTGGATGTCGGGGCGTTGAAAAGTGTCGAGCTGCGCTCGTTGGGGCGTTAGGGAAGATTGCCAGGGACCTGATGAGCCCGGGCTCCAAGCTGAGGAAGCTAATCACCAAAGGTGCCGAGGACTAA
- a CDS encoding heparin lyase I family protein, whose translation MKKTLLLVGTLLGMSGTGCGAPEDVSPEAEASPIEIDALDNQRVSAAALTTAGCTPYTARSVISNGHDGNVPANTMDGNLGTRWSRSGRGSWVDYDLGSLKQVSGVSVAWHHGNTRTNEFFVSVSPDGYTYTQVYSGKSSGTTTAAETYSFPSVTTRRVRVTFLSNNVNEWASIAEARACASTTSTPTDPAPAPEPTPEPTPDPTPEPQPGTGASVVWVGDFETNSRSQWSHTQMVSADRLAVVPSPARQGRYALKATVRKGDDPINSSGNRNELVRMTREPVNSEYYYRFSTMFDSSFPSAKTWQLFTQWHHEGNSGSPPVEFYVYGEEIRLNIGGNPGTIVWRTPLVRGRWLDFIFHVKWSPDSKVGFVELYLDGKRVLPKRFIATQYKGQLNYLKVGLYRNDTISPVGIVYHDGWTMARKLEDVISPTTVLKVP comes from the coding sequence ATGAAGAAGACCCTCCTGCTGGTTGGAACGCTGCTCGGTATGAGCGGCACGGGCTGCGGCGCCCCGGAAGACGTCTCGCCCGAAGCCGAAGCGTCCCCCATCGAAATCGACGCCCTCGACAATCAGCGAGTCAGTGCCGCCGCGTTGACCACCGCCGGATGCACCCCCTATACGGCCCGGTCGGTGATCTCCAACGGCCACGACGGGAACGTCCCGGCCAACACCATGGACGGAAACCTTGGCACCCGCTGGAGCCGGAGCGGCCGGGGCTCGTGGGTTGACTACGACCTGGGCTCCCTCAAGCAGGTCTCGGGTGTCTCTGTTGCATGGCATCACGGCAACACCCGCACCAATGAATTCTTCGTCTCTGTTTCACCGGATGGCTATACCTATACGCAGGTCTATTCGGGCAAGAGCAGCGGCACCACGACGGCGGCGGAGACGTACAGCTTCCCGTCCGTCACCACGCGCCGGGTCCGCGTCACCTTCCTGAGCAACAACGTGAATGAGTGGGCCAGCATCGCCGAGGCGCGCGCCTGCGCGTCCACGACGTCGACGCCCACCGACCCGGCCCCTGCCCCGGAGCCGACGCCGGAGCCGACCCCGGACCCCACGCCGGAGCCGCAGCCGGGCACTGGCGCCAGCGTCGTCTGGGTGGGTGACTTCGAGACCAACAGCCGCTCCCAGTGGAGCCACACGCAGATGGTGAGCGCGGACCGGCTGGCGGTGGTGCCCTCGCCCGCGCGGCAGGGCCGCTACGCCCTCAAGGCCACCGTGCGCAAGGGCGACGACCCCATCAACTCCAGCGGCAACCGCAACGAGCTGGTGCGCATGACGCGCGAGCCGGTGAACTCCGAGTACTACTACCGCTTCAGCACCATGTTCGATTCGAGCTTCCCCAGCGCGAAGACGTGGCAGCTCTTCACCCAGTGGCACCACGAGGGCAACTCGGGTTCGCCCCCGGTGGAGTTCTACGTCTACGGCGAGGAGATTCGCCTCAACATCGGCGGCAACCCGGGCACCATCGTCTGGCGCACGCCGCTGGTGCGCGGCCGGTGGCTGGACTTCATCTTCCACGTGAAGTGGTCGCCGGACTCCAAGGTCGGCTTCGTGGAGCTGTACCTGGACGGCAAGCGGGTCCTGCCCAAGCGCTTCATCGCCACCCAGTACAAGGGCCAGCTCAACTACCTGAAGGTCGGCCTGTACCGGAATGACACCATCAGCCCCGTGGGCATCGTCTACCACGACGGGTGGACCATGGCCCGCAAGCTGGAAGACGTCATCAGCCCGACGACGGTCCTCAAGGTCCCGTAG